A genomic region of Geothrix edaphica contains the following coding sequences:
- a CDS encoding roadblock/LC7 domain-containing protein — protein sequence MAKLDLIMFEEEYKLLHEIISRLQKDASAKVVFLVDKNGQQIAAAGDVKSIDATSLASLTAGNVAATDGLAKLIGEKEFSLLFHEGEKDNLHISIVGKRGILVVIFDQNSSLALVRLRVKKASKELQEIFDQVEQRAQKESDGGSRFESPFSEITDEDIDRLFGD from the coding sequence GTGGCAAAGCTTGATCTCATCATGTTCGAGGAGGAGTACAAGCTCCTCCACGAGATCATCAGCCGCCTCCAGAAGGATGCCTCCGCCAAGGTGGTGTTCCTGGTGGACAAGAACGGCCAGCAGATCGCGGCCGCCGGGGACGTGAAGAGCATCGACGCCACCAGCCTGGCCTCCCTCACCGCCGGCAATGTGGCCGCCACGGACGGCCTGGCCAAGCTCATCGGCGAGAAGGAGTTCAGCCTCCTCTTCCACGAGGGCGAGAAGGACAACCTGCACATCTCCATCGTGGGCAAGCGGGGCATCCTGGTGGTGATCTTCGACCAGAATTCCAGCCTCGCGCTGGTGCGCCTGCGGGTGAAGAAGGCCAGCAAGGAACTCCAGGAGATCTTCGACCAGGTCGAGCAGCGCGCGCAGAAGGAATCCGATGGCGGCAGCCGCTTCGAGAGCCCCTTCTCGGAGATCACGGACGAAGACATCGACCGCCTCTTCGGCGACTAG
- the deoC gene encoding deoxyribose-phosphate aldolase: MIDPLLDLTAEVRARLQVLPEGGRPQLLGCVEGFCMLRDQAGLHHRPAGQAALPAGPWDLSPLIDHTLLKAEATGAQVERLCAEALKHGFASVCINPLWVPLASSLLKGSAVRTCTVVGFPLGASSLRAKAHEAELAVRDGAQEVDMVLAVGAAKADDWDTVRRDLEGLRAAVPAPTVLKVILETCLLTDTEKTRASTLALEAGLDFVKTSTGFSTGGATEADVALMRRTVGTAMGVKASGGIRTYEGALAMVLAGATRLGLSASVAVIQGGAGSEAY; encoded by the coding sequence ATGATCGATCCGCTCCTCGACCTCACCGCTGAAGTCCGCGCCCGCCTCCAGGTGCTTCCCGAAGGGGGGAGACCCCAGCTCCTGGGGTGCGTGGAGGGATTCTGCATGCTCCGGGACCAGGCCGGGCTCCACCACCGGCCGGCCGGCCAGGCCGCGCTCCCCGCCGGGCCCTGGGACTTGTCCCCGCTCATCGACCACACCCTGCTGAAGGCCGAGGCCACCGGGGCCCAGGTGGAGCGCCTCTGTGCCGAGGCCCTGAAGCACGGGTTCGCCTCGGTCTGCATCAATCCTCTGTGGGTGCCCCTGGCGTCCTCCCTGCTGAAGGGCAGCGCGGTCCGGACCTGCACGGTGGTGGGCTTCCCCCTGGGCGCCTCATCTCTGCGCGCCAAGGCGCACGAGGCAGAACTGGCCGTGCGGGACGGGGCCCAGGAAGTGGACATGGTGCTGGCGGTCGGGGCCGCCAAGGCCGACGACTGGGACACGGTCCGTCGGGACCTGGAGGGGCTGCGGGCCGCGGTCCCTGCGCCCACGGTGCTGAAGGTGATCCTGGAGACCTGCCTGCTCACCGACACAGAGAAGACCCGGGCCTCGACCCTGGCCCTGGAGGCGGGTCTCGATTTCGTGAAGACCTCCACGGGTTTCTCCACCGGGGGGGCTACGGAGGCCGACGTGGCGCTCATGCGCCGGACCGTGGGCACGGCCATGGGGGTGAAGGCCTCCGGCGGCATCCGCACCTATGAGGGGGCGCTGGCCATGGTCCTGGCCGGGGCGACGCGCCTGGGGCTTTCCGCCTCCGTGGCCGTGATTCAGGGGGGAGCCGGATCGGAGGCCTACTGA
- a CDS encoding sigma-54-dependent transcriptional regulator gives MARVLVVDDSKETCEFLEELLGTMGLEVAKATHPDRAIELLRKGGFDLLLSDINLEAKKDGLDLLREAKPLGVDTILLSGFGTLETAIEAVREGAFDFLSKPWNNEELKALVTRALARRQSAGQGATQDASPKARRSLMIGSSAKMMAVYKTIASLQNSRATVLITGESGTGKELVARSIHLSSDRRDRAFVAVNCGALTETLLESELFGHVKGSFTGAVNEKPGLFEEASGGTIFLDEIGETSPSFQVRLLRVLQEQEIRRVGGNKTIKVDSRVIAATNRDLQQMVKAGTFREDLYYRLSVVELAVPPLRERGDDVGALLDHFLAEFGQKDQQTYHLHPEARRVLEAYSWPGNVRELSNAVENLTQLSRGREITVDDLPAKIQADVLKRALLRPESPEGTPSLIEDWPSLDELERRYIQILVGRHKEKQRIAEILGVDRTTLYRKLKRYGFHEGE, from the coding sequence ATGGCCCGGGTCCTCGTGGTGGATGACAGCAAGGAGACCTGCGAGTTCCTGGAGGAGCTGCTGGGGACGATGGGGCTCGAAGTGGCCAAGGCCACACACCCCGATCGGGCCATCGAGCTGCTGCGGAAGGGCGGCTTCGACCTGCTGCTGTCCGACATCAACCTGGAGGCCAAGAAGGACGGCCTGGACCTGCTGCGGGAGGCCAAGCCCCTGGGCGTGGACACCATCCTGCTGTCGGGCTTCGGCACCCTGGAGACCGCCATCGAGGCCGTGCGGGAGGGGGCCTTCGACTTCCTCAGCAAGCCCTGGAACAACGAGGAGCTGAAGGCCCTGGTGACGCGGGCCCTCGCCCGCCGGCAGTCCGCCGGCCAGGGGGCAACCCAGGACGCCTCGCCCAAGGCCCGGCGCAGCCTCATGATCGGCTCCAGCGCAAAGATGATGGCGGTCTACAAGACCATCGCCAGCCTCCAGAACAGCCGGGCCACGGTGCTCATCACCGGGGAGAGCGGCACGGGCAAGGAGCTGGTGGCCCGCAGCATCCACCTCTCCAGCGACCGCCGGGACCGCGCCTTCGTGGCCGTGAACTGCGGCGCCCTGACGGAGACCCTGCTGGAATCGGAGCTCTTCGGCCACGTGAAGGGCTCCTTCACGGGCGCCGTGAACGAGAAGCCGGGCCTCTTCGAGGAGGCCTCCGGCGGCACCATCTTCCTGGACGAGATCGGGGAGACCAGTCCCAGCTTCCAGGTGCGCCTGCTGCGGGTGCTCCAGGAGCAGGAGATCCGCCGCGTGGGGGGCAACAAGACCATCAAGGTGGATTCCCGCGTCATCGCCGCGACCAACCGCGACCTCCAGCAGATGGTGAAGGCCGGGACCTTCCGCGAGGACCTCTACTACCGCCTCAGTGTGGTGGAGCTGGCGGTTCCGCCCCTCCGGGAGCGGGGGGACGACGTGGGGGCGCTGCTGGACCACTTCCTGGCCGAGTTCGGCCAGAAGGATCAGCAGACCTACCACCTGCACCCGGAGGCGCGCCGGGTGCTCGAGGCCTATTCCTGGCCGGGCAACGTGCGCGAGCTGAGCAATGCCGTGGAGAACCTGACCCAGCTGAGCCGGGGCCGGGAGATCACCGTGGACGACCTGCCGGCCAAGATCCAGGCCGACGTGCTCAAGCGGGCCCTGCTGAGGCCGGAGTCTCCCGAGGGGACCCCCTCCCTGATCGAGGACTGGCCTTCCCTGGACGAGCTGGAGCGCCGCTACATCCAGATCCTCGTGGGGCGGCACAAGGAGAAGCAGCGGATCGCCGAGATCCTCGGGGTGGACCGGACCACCCTCTATCGGAAGCTCAAGCGCTACGGATTCCACGAAGGCGAGTAG
- a CDS encoding DUF4412 domain-containing protein: MHTLLALALGMVLSATSLFAGDLTITSQVTGKGAMAKDGSQVQYLSATRMRVNHAGAKVDSLVDYGHEVIYSIDHAKKVITKFTFKDMQETMQALEDQMAGMPEMVTKMMFGDVSEVKVEQLGADTVLGRPCKKVRITLGKMVEELSIDPSLQFPIKDYAHSMTMLNRAPGPMGTLFKRVYQETAKLKGVPLRTHITGLMGMDVTTVATEVSTTAIPESAWALPAGYTMKDGGKEMKDAVKSKH; encoded by the coding sequence ATGCACACCCTTCTGGCACTTGCCCTCGGGATGGTTCTTTCCGCGACCAGCCTTTTCGCCGGCGACCTCACCATCACCTCTCAGGTCACGGGCAAGGGCGCCATGGCCAAGGACGGCTCCCAGGTGCAGTACCTCAGCGCCACGCGGATGCGGGTCAACCACGCGGGGGCGAAGGTCGACAGCCTGGTGGACTACGGTCATGAGGTCATCTACAGCATCGACCACGCGAAGAAGGTCATCACCAAGTTCACCTTCAAGGACATGCAGGAAACCATGCAGGCCCTGGAGGACCAGATGGCCGGCATGCCCGAGATGGTCACGAAGATGATGTTCGGCGATGTGTCCGAGGTGAAGGTCGAGCAGCTGGGCGCGGACACGGTCCTGGGCCGCCCCTGCAAGAAGGTCCGCATCACCCTGGGCAAGATGGTGGAGGAGCTGAGCATCGACCCCTCCCTCCAGTTCCCGATCAAGGACTACGCCCACTCCATGACCATGCTCAACCGGGCCCCCGGTCCCATGGGCACCCTCTTCAAGCGGGTCTACCAGGAGACCGCCAAGCTCAAGGGCGTGCCCCTCCGCACGCACATCACCGGCCTCATGGGCATGGACGTGACCACCGTGGCCACCGAGGTGTCCACCACCGCCATCCCCGAAAGCGCCTGGGCCCTGCCGGCCGGCTACACCATGAAGGATGGCGGCAAGGAGATGAAGGACGCCGTGAAGAGCAAGCACTGA
- the xseB gene encoding exodeoxyribonuclease VII small subunit, whose product MSAQPSFDDGLDRLEALVQQLESGNLSLEEALARFEEGVQLSQALQKQLAEAQRRVEVLKAGLGGEYRADPLDDAKDGR is encoded by the coding sequence ATGAGCGCCCAACCCTCCTTCGACGATGGCCTGGACCGGCTGGAGGCCCTGGTGCAGCAGCTGGAGTCTGGCAACCTCAGCCTGGAGGAGGCCCTCGCCAGGTTCGAAGAGGGCGTCCAGCTGAGCCAGGCCCTCCAGAAGCAGCTGGCCGAGGCCCAGCGCCGGGTCGAGGTCCTGAAGGCCGGCCTGGGCGGCGAATACCGGGCGGACCCCCTGGACGATGCGAAGGATGGCCGATGA
- a CDS encoding polyprenyl synthetase family protein: MSGAATQVQADLDRLLPLLDTALTAPFRAGEAVRLGEAMRYSLEAGGKRVRPVLCLLAAEAVGGTAEQALPGALALEYVHTYSLIHDDLPAMDDDDLRRGRPTNHKVFGEGHAILAGDALLTEAFGVLAAADLEPGRRAEALALLAEGAGWRGMAGGQALDLEGETLESYDLGHLRLIHRLKTGALLRASLEIGAVLGGATSADRAALRAYGEAIGLAFQIQDDILDATATDADLGKRAGKDAGRGKITYPSLLGLDGARNALSEATETALCHLASLPNRRSLEAWARHLAQRAK; the protein is encoded by the coding sequence ATGAGCGGCGCCGCCACGCAGGTCCAGGCCGACCTGGACCGCCTGCTTCCGCTGCTGGACACCGCCCTCACGGCCCCCTTCCGGGCGGGCGAGGCCGTCCGCCTGGGCGAGGCCATGCGCTACAGCCTGGAGGCCGGCGGCAAGCGCGTACGGCCCGTCCTCTGCCTCCTGGCCGCCGAGGCCGTGGGCGGCACCGCGGAACAGGCGCTCCCCGGGGCCCTGGCCCTGGAATACGTCCACACCTACTCCCTCATCCACGACGACCTGCCCGCCATGGACGACGACGACCTCCGCCGGGGCCGGCCCACCAATCACAAGGTCTTCGGCGAGGGCCACGCCATCTTGGCGGGCGATGCCCTGCTCACCGAGGCCTTCGGCGTGCTGGCCGCGGCGGACCTGGAGCCCGGCCGGCGGGCCGAGGCCCTGGCCCTGCTGGCCGAAGGCGCTGGCTGGCGGGGGATGGCCGGCGGGCAGGCCCTGGATCTCGAGGGCGAGACGCTCGAGTCCTATGACCTGGGCCACCTCCGGCTCATCCACCGCCTGAAGACCGGCGCCCTCCTGCGGGCCTCCCTGGAGATCGGCGCGGTGCTGGGCGGTGCCACCTCCGCGGATCGCGCCGCCCTGCGGGCCTATGGCGAGGCCATCGGCCTCGCGTTCCAGATCCAGGACGACATCCTGGACGCCACCGCCACCGACGCCGATCTGGGCAAGCGCGCCGGAAAGGATGCGGGCAGGGGTAAGATCACCTACCCTTCGCTCCTGGGCCTGGACGGCGCCCGCAACGCCCTGAGTGAAGCCACCGAGACTGCCCTATGTCATCTAGCATCCCTTCCCAATCGCAGGTCTTTGGAAGCCTGGGCCCGGCATCTGGCCCAGCGGGCGAAGTAG
- the dxs gene encoding 1-deoxy-D-xylulose-5-phosphate synthase, whose protein sequence is METSSSPYPLLDSLAAPQQIRHFTPEQLERLAAEVRAFIITSVSETGGHFSSNLGTVELTVALFHHFDFLQDRIVWDVGHQAYPHKILTGRKDRFPTLRQHHGLSGFLKRDESPYDHFGAGHASTSISAVLGMAKARDLQKQDHACIAVIGDGSMTAGMAFEGLNQAGYLEAKNFLVILNDNDMSINPNVGSLQGYLNQIMSGQYYQRWRDRIEHAIKAIPLEGLSKGVAKAAKWSEESFKRLMVPGLLFEDLGFRYIGPVNGHDVNATSKALAEAKEKMKEGPVLLHVQTKKGYGYEPAVQDPLKWHGVTAFDAEAGEIIKVQGDPSKPAPPSYTSVFGKALVELAKKDEKIVGITAAMLDGTGLNLFQKAFPDRCFDVGIAEQHAVTFAAGLAAQGMRPVCAIYSTFLQRGFDQVAHDVCIQDLPVTFALDRAGIVGADGPTHHGLYDLAYLRCLPNIILMAPKDENELRRMLMTALYCGHPAALRYPRGNGLGVALEEPITALPVGKGELLREGSDLLLCALGAMVDPALRIAETLAGEGVSCAVINARFVKPLDEALLHAWAGRCKAVVTLEEGCAPAGFGGAVAESLADAGLTRPLLRCAVADHLVHHGDPKRLLEEEGLGPKSLEGRIRTFFRDI, encoded by the coding sequence GTGGAGACCTCTTCCAGCCCCTATCCCCTGCTCGATTCCCTGGCGGCCCCCCAGCAGATCCGCCACTTCACCCCGGAGCAGCTCGAGCGCCTGGCGGCCGAGGTGCGGGCCTTCATCATCACCTCCGTCTCCGAGACCGGCGGCCACTTCAGCTCCAACCTCGGCACGGTGGAATTGACCGTGGCCCTCTTCCACCACTTCGACTTCCTCCAGGACCGCATCGTGTGGGATGTGGGCCACCAGGCCTACCCGCACAAGATCCTCACGGGCCGCAAGGACCGCTTCCCCACCCTGCGCCAGCACCATGGCCTGTCGGGGTTCCTCAAGCGGGACGAGAGCCCCTACGACCACTTCGGCGCCGGCCACGCCAGCACCAGCATCTCCGCCGTGCTGGGCATGGCCAAGGCCCGGGACCTGCAGAAGCAGGACCACGCCTGCATCGCCGTCATCGGCGACGGCTCCATGACCGCGGGCATGGCCTTCGAGGGCCTCAACCAGGCCGGCTACCTGGAGGCGAAGAACTTCCTGGTGATCCTCAACGACAACGACATGAGCATCAACCCCAACGTGGGCTCGCTGCAGGGCTACCTGAACCAGATCATGTCGGGGCAGTACTACCAGCGCTGGCGCGACCGCATCGAGCATGCCATCAAGGCCATCCCCCTGGAGGGCCTCAGCAAGGGCGTGGCCAAGGCCGCCAAGTGGAGCGAGGAGAGCTTCAAGCGCCTCATGGTGCCCGGGCTGCTCTTCGAGGACCTGGGCTTCCGCTACATCGGGCCCGTGAACGGCCACGACGTGAACGCCACCTCCAAGGCGCTGGCCGAGGCCAAGGAGAAGATGAAGGAAGGCCCCGTCCTGCTCCACGTGCAGACCAAGAAGGGCTACGGCTATGAGCCCGCCGTGCAGGACCCCCTCAAGTGGCATGGCGTCACCGCCTTCGACGCCGAGGCCGGCGAGATCATCAAGGTCCAGGGGGACCCGTCGAAGCCCGCCCCCCCCAGCTACACCAGCGTCTTCGGCAAGGCCCTCGTGGAGCTGGCGAAGAAGGACGAGAAGATCGTCGGCATCACGGCCGCCATGCTGGACGGCACAGGCCTGAACCTGTTCCAGAAGGCCTTCCCCGACCGCTGCTTCGACGTGGGCATCGCCGAGCAGCACGCCGTCACCTTCGCCGCGGGCCTGGCGGCCCAGGGCATGCGGCCCGTGTGCGCCATCTACAGCACCTTCCTCCAGCGGGGCTTCGACCAGGTGGCCCATGATGTCTGCATCCAGGACCTGCCCGTGACCTTCGCCCTGGACCGGGCGGGCATCGTGGGCGCCGACGGCCCCACTCACCATGGCCTCTACGACCTGGCCTACCTGCGCTGCCTGCCCAACATCATCCTCATGGCCCCCAAGGATGAGAATGAACTGCGGCGCATGCTCATGACGGCCCTCTACTGCGGGCACCCCGCCGCCCTCCGCTATCCCCGCGGCAATGGCCTGGGCGTGGCCCTGGAGGAACCCATCACGGCCCTGCCCGTGGGCAAGGGTGAGCTGCTCCGGGAAGGCAGCGACCTCCTGCTCTGCGCCCTGGGCGCGATGGTGGATCCGGCCCTGCGGATCGCGGAAACCCTGGCGGGGGAGGGCGTTTCCTGCGCCGTCATCAATGCCCGGTTCGTGAAGCCCCTGGACGAGGCCCTCCTCCATGCCTGGGCCGGCCGCTGCAAGGCCGTGGTCACCCTCGAGGAGGGCTGCGCCCCCGCCGGGTTCGGGGGGGCTGTGGCCGAATCGCTGGCGGACGCGGGGCTGACCCGCCCCCTGCTCCGCTGCGCCGTTGCTGACCATCTGGTCCACCATGGCGACCCCAAGCGCCTGCTGGAGGAAGAGGGCCTCGGCCCCAAGTCCCTCGAGGGCAGGATCCGGACTTTCTTCCGTGACATTTAA
- a CDS encoding bifunctional metallophosphatase/5'-nucleotidase — MRHWLWILLIALGLQAQEARIQILGTTDLHGHVMAEETFSLQPANQGWAKLATLIRRQRALNPDTILVDCGDTIQGEPLNYVRNTLRRDLPEPSVAIMNALGYAAMAVGNHEYDFGQDLLREVEKQARFPFLSANTLTARGLHAFPTHTLVTVGGVRVAVVGFTTPRTAALAGPRNATDLVFQDIVAAARELVPRLREKEKADVVVALLHSGLGTVDGHAGDENAALRLADQVPGLDAIFTGHTHQAIQTEYKGIPILQAQVYGRALAVVDLSLRKEKGRWRVGAAQGRLLRPEADTLADPEVARLTAELRAATDRYLDTAATNLLVDLDSRWARMEDTPLMQLLHQVQRQATGAQLSAAASPGARLFIPKGPTSVRQFYALAPYENQVARIRITGAQLKAYLEHAARHYTYSWEPELYNREVPIHDFDTVDGVAYALNLGRPVGSRVASLSYQGQPVKPEQTFTLALTTYRLGGGGGYMEAIGFKGTPDLVTEASQRNLLLAYVLARPTLNPAVPNAWRTIPYLDRERVLNQAK; from the coding sequence ATGCGGCATTGGTTGTGGATCCTGTTGATCGCCCTGGGCCTCCAGGCCCAAGAGGCCCGGATTCAGATCCTTGGGACGACGGATCTGCACGGGCACGTGATGGCCGAGGAGACCTTCAGCCTCCAGCCCGCGAACCAGGGCTGGGCAAAGCTCGCCACGCTGATCCGCCGCCAGAGGGCCCTGAACCCCGACACGATCCTGGTGGACTGCGGCGATACGATCCAGGGCGAGCCGCTCAACTATGTCCGGAACACCCTGCGCCGGGACCTTCCGGAGCCCAGCGTGGCCATCATGAACGCCCTGGGCTATGCCGCCATGGCCGTGGGCAACCACGAGTACGACTTCGGCCAGGACCTGCTGCGCGAGGTGGAGAAGCAGGCCCGCTTCCCCTTCCTGTCCGCCAACACCCTGACCGCCAGGGGCCTCCATGCCTTCCCCACCCATACCCTGGTGACCGTGGGCGGGGTGCGGGTGGCGGTGGTGGGCTTCACCACGCCGCGGACCGCGGCCCTGGCCGGCCCCCGGAATGCGACGGACCTGGTCTTCCAGGACATCGTGGCCGCCGCCCGGGAGCTGGTGCCGCGCCTGCGGGAGAAGGAGAAGGCCGACGTGGTGGTGGCGCTCCTCCACTCGGGGCTGGGGACGGTGGATGGCCACGCCGGCGACGAGAACGCGGCCCTGCGCCTGGCGGACCAGGTGCCGGGCCTGGATGCCATCTTCACGGGCCACACCCACCAAGCCATCCAGACCGAGTACAAGGGCATCCCCATCCTCCAGGCCCAGGTCTACGGGCGGGCCCTGGCCGTGGTGGACCTCAGCCTCCGGAAGGAGAAGGGCCGCTGGCGCGTGGGCGCGGCCCAGGGCCGCCTGCTCCGCCCGGAGGCCGATACCCTCGCGGATCCGGAGGTGGCGAGGCTGACCGCGGAGCTGCGCGCCGCCACGGACCGCTACCTGGACACGGCGGCCACCAACCTGCTGGTGGACCTCGACAGCCGCTGGGCCCGCATGGAGGACACGCCGCTGATGCAGCTGCTCCACCAGGTGCAGCGCCAGGCCACGGGGGCCCAACTCTCCGCCGCCGCCAGCCCCGGGGCGCGGCTGTTCATCCCCAAAGGTCCCACCAGCGTGCGGCAGTTCTACGCCCTGGCGCCCTATGAGAACCAGGTGGCGCGCATTCGCATCACCGGGGCCCAGCTCAAGGCCTACCTGGAACACGCGGCCCGGCACTACACCTACAGCTGGGAGCCGGAGCTCTACAACCGCGAGGTCCCGATCCACGACTTCGATACGGTGGACGGCGTGGCCTATGCGCTGAACCTGGGGCGGCCGGTCGGCAGCCGGGTGGCCAGCCTCAGCTACCAGGGCCAGCCCGTGAAGCCGGAGCAGACCTTCACCTTGGCCCTCACGACCTACCGGCTGGGGGGCGGTGGCGGCTACATGGAGGCCATCGGCTTCAAGGGAACCCCGGACCTGGTGACGGAGGCTTCTCAGCGCAACCTGCTGCTGGCCTATGTCCTGGCCCGTCCCACCCTGAACCCGGCGGTCCCCAACGCCTGGCGGACCATCCCCTACCTCGACCGGGAGCGGGTGCTGAACCAGGCCAAGTGA
- a CDS encoding DUF6941 family protein — translation MQEVQIKAPKHEFTLLCDDIRQEVGGKTSLMGLYDHHIVVPQVPFTLPKVCFYTRFSRMDGQFKFGFSIVSPTGDRKDVIRDSDVQIPDGAKEGTFNVIAAPFEVSGEGVYEVIIALTKGADRFEYVYKFAISDASRLQAEYEKAMAEGAQAGN, via the coding sequence ATGCAAGAAGTCCAGATCAAGGCCCCCAAGCACGAATTCACGCTGCTTTGCGATGACATCCGCCAGGAGGTGGGCGGCAAGACCTCGCTGATGGGCCTGTACGACCACCACATCGTGGTGCCCCAGGTGCCCTTCACCCTGCCCAAGGTGTGCTTCTACACCCGCTTCTCCCGCATGGACGGCCAGTTCAAGTTCGGCTTCTCCATCGTGAGCCCCACCGGCGACCGCAAGGACGTGATCCGCGACAGCGACGTGCAGATCCCCGACGGCGCCAAGGAAGGCACCTTCAATGTCATCGCGGCCCCCTTCGAGGTGAGCGGCGAGGGCGTCTATGAAGTGATCATCGCCCTCACCAAGGGTGCCGACCGCTTCGAGTACGTCTACAAGTTCGCCATCTCCGACGCCAGCCGCCTCCAGGCCGAGTACGAGAAGGCCATGGCCGAGGGCGCCCAGGCGGGGAATTAG
- a CDS encoding ThiF family adenylyltransferase: protein MSIDRYAKQRIFLGREADEGLRSKRVAVLGLGALGSVIAPWLARAGVGHLTLIDRDLVEQSNLQRQLLYGESDLGRPKAEVAAERLREANSSIDLTPVVADLTSGNARELLSGFDLICDGTDNFEARFLINDVAILTGTPWIYAGAIGGEGVIWPLHPPHTPCLRCLIEEPPAGGDVDTCDSAGVLGPAVGVIASWAALEALKMLTGKAPHTDLVRFDFWHDERQFLKPPRARCRFCTEKVTEFLDARWTLKASALCGLEGVQIRVNPPGKLDLTALKARLETRTRSPWKQVGMMLKGHEGPDEITLFADGRALVHGPMTPERARSWYTEVVGC, encoded by the coding sequence ATGTCCATCGACCGATATGCCAAGCAACGCATCTTTCTCGGCCGCGAGGCGGACGAGGGTTTGCGCTCCAAGCGGGTGGCGGTGCTGGGCCTCGGCGCCTTGGGTTCCGTCATCGCGCCCTGGCTGGCCCGGGCGGGCGTGGGCCACCTCACCCTCATCGACCGCGACCTGGTGGAGCAGAGCAACCTCCAGCGCCAATTGCTGTACGGCGAATCGGACCTGGGGCGCCCCAAGGCGGAAGTGGCCGCGGAGCGGCTGCGCGAGGCCAATTCGAGCATCGACCTGACTCCCGTCGTGGCCGACCTCACCAGCGGCAACGCCCGGGAGCTGCTGTCGGGCTTCGACCTCATCTGCGACGGCACCGACAACTTCGAAGCCCGCTTCCTCATCAACGACGTGGCCATCCTCACGGGCACGCCCTGGATCTACGCCGGCGCCATCGGCGGCGAAGGCGTCATCTGGCCCCTGCACCCGCCGCACACCCCCTGCCTGCGCTGCCTCATCGAGGAGCCCCCCGCGGGCGGGGATGTGGACACCTGCGACAGCGCCGGCGTGCTGGGCCCCGCCGTGGGCGTCATCGCCAGCTGGGCCGCGCTCGAAGCCCTCAAGATGCTGACCGGAAAAGCCCCCCACACCGACCTGGTGCGCTTCGACTTCTGGCATGACGAACGCCAGTTCCTGAAGCCCCCGAGAGCCCGCTGCCGGTTCTGCACGGAGAAGGTCACGGAGTTCCTGGATGCCCGGTGGACCCTCAAGGCCAGTGCCCTTTGCGGCCTGGAGGGTGTGCAGATCCGCGTGAACCCGCCCGGGAAGCTCGATCTGACCGCGCTGAAGGCCCGCCTGGAGACCCGCACGCGCAGCCCCTGGAAACAGGTCGGGATGATGCTCAAGGGCCACGAGGGCCCTGACGAGATCACCCTCTTCGCCGACGGCCGCGCCCTCGTCCACGGCCCCATGACCCCCGAGCGCGCCCGCAGTTGGTACACGGAGGTCGTGGGGTGCTGA
- a CDS encoding non-canonical purine NTP pyrophosphatase produces the protein MIVPSPLKIVLASRNTGKLREFAELLPGVTLVPWPAEAPELPETGAFFQDNALQKAEGARAWWQAHGTDRVDGVLADDSGLCVDALWGGPGVLSARFAPDLPAYRDKNRRLLAMIPEGADRLARFVCVLAYAPMKGEAFTTSGAVEGSLAFDHRGEGGFGYDPIFIPDGYDQTFGELPSSTKHTLSHRARACAALRARLGMD, from the coding sequence TTGATCGTCCCTTCCCCCCTCAAGATCGTTCTCGCCTCCCGCAACACCGGCAAGCTGCGCGAGTTCGCGGAGCTGCTGCCGGGCGTTACGCTCGTTCCCTGGCCCGCGGAGGCGCCAGAGCTCCCGGAGACCGGGGCCTTTTTCCAGGACAATGCCCTGCAGAAGGCGGAGGGTGCGCGCGCCTGGTGGCAGGCTCACGGAACGGATCGGGTGGATGGTGTGCTGGCGGATGATTCCGGCCTCTGCGTGGACGCGCTGTGGGGCGGCCCGGGTGTGCTGAGCGCCCGCTTCGCGCCCGACCTGCCCGCCTATCGCGACAAGAACCGGCGTCTGCTGGCCATGATCCCCGAGGGGGCGGACCGCTTGGCCCGGTTCGTGTGCGTGCTCGCCTACGCGCCCATGAAGGGCGAGGCGTTCACGACCAGCGGCGCCGTAGAGGGCAGCCTGGCCTTCGACCATCGTGGCGAGGGCGGCTTCGGCTATGACCCCATCTTCATCCCCGATGGCTATGACCAGACCTTCGGTGAGCTGCCTTCCAGCACCAAGCACACCCTCAGCCACCGGGCGCGCGCTTGTGCCGCGCTGCGGGCGCGGCTCGGTATGGACTAA